In one Arachis duranensis cultivar V14167 chromosome 9, aradu.V14167.gnm2.J7QH, whole genome shotgun sequence genomic region, the following are encoded:
- the LOC107465059 gene encoding pyruvate dehydrogenase E1 component subunit beta-1, mitochondrial → MLRAIRHKSICPAFGAFRAFASAAKEMTVREALNSALDEEMSADPKVFLMGEEVGEYQGAYKISKGLLDKYGPERVLDTPITEAGFAGIGVGAAYYGLRPVVEFMTFNFSMQAIDHIINSAAKSNYMSAGQISVPIVFRGPNGAAAGVGAQHSQCYAAWYASCPGLKVLAPYSSEDARGLLKAAIRDPDPVVFLENELLYGESFPVSAEVLDSSFCLPIGKAKIEREGKDVTITAYSKMVGYALKAAEILAKEGVSAEVINLRSIRPLDRTTINASVRKTNRLVTVEEGFPQHGVGAEICTSVVEESFGYLDAPVERIAGADVPMPYAANLERMAVPQVEDIVRAAKRACHRSVPLAATA, encoded by the exons ATGTTGCGTGCTATAAGGCATAAG AGTATCTGCCCTGCCTTCGGTGCATTTAGAGCTTTCGCTTCTGCAGCTAAAGAG ATGACAGTGAGAGAGGCTCTGAACTCTGCTCTTGATGAGGAAATGTCTGCTGATCCTAAAGTGTTCTTGATGGGTGAAGAG GTCGGAGAATACCAGGGTGCATATAAG ATTTCTAAGGGGCTGCTGGACAAGTATGGCCCTGAGAGGGTTCTTGATACTCCAATTACTGag GCTGGCTTTGCTGGGATTGGAGTCGGTGCTGCTTACTATGGTCTAAGGCCTGTTGTGGAGTTTATGACTTTTAACTTCTCCATGCAG GCAATAGATCACATCATTAATTCTGCTGCAAAATCAAACTACATGTCTGCTGGGCAAATATCTGTACCTATCGTCTTCAGAGGACCCAATGGGGCTGCTGCTGGTGTTGGTGCTCAGCACTCTCAA TGTTATGCAGCTTGGTATGCCTCGTGCCCTGGGTTGAAGGTATTGGCACCATATTCATCTGAAGATGCTCGTGGCTTACTTAAAGCCGCTATAAGGGACCCTGATCCTGTTGTTTTTCTTGAAAATGAGTTGTT ATATGGTGAGTCATTCCCTGTTTCAGCCGAAGTTCTTGATTCCAGTTTTTGCCTTCCCATTGGAAAAGCAAAG ATTGAGAGAGAAGGAAAAGATGTTACTATTACAGCCTATTCAAAAATGGTTGGCTATGCTCTTAAG GCTGCGGAGATACTGGCGAAGGAAGGAGTCAGTGCTGAG GTTATAAATTTGCGTTCAATTCGGCCACTTGATAGAACCACAATTAATGCTTCAGTCAGGAAAACCAACAGATTGGTGACAGTTGAAGAAGGTTTTCCTCAGCATGGTGTTGGCGCTGAAATTTG CACATCTGTAGTTGAGGAGAGTTTTGGTTATCTCGATGCACCGGTTGAGAGAATTGCCGGGGCTGATGTTCCTATGCCTTATGCTGCCAATTTAGAGAGAATGGCTGTCCCACAG GTTGAAGATATTGTTCGCGCTGCAAAGAGAGCATGTCACAGATCTGTGCCCTTGGCTGCAACAGCTTGA